CGAGAAACAAAGCTGGCTCCAGTAAAACGTAACCGAGGACTGTCTCCTGAGCAATGAAACAGTGATCTCTGAGTGCTGCCTTTCTCCTCTGAGGAGGTTTTGTGGCGGTGGCTCGTTCAAGGGTGAGAGGGTCTGTGTCTGCAGCCCCCAGTAGAGAGATCTATTTTTTATAAACCCCAGACGTGGCCCCCTATGGCTGTGAATCCATTATTCAGACCAGTCTGAGAGAGAGGGGACAGACTAAAAACACAATGGCCTTGTCCGAATCACACATAATCACTTTAATTTCATCCATCACATCACTATGATAAAAATGACACACCAGCGTTTCATCAGAAGACCAAGTGTTTTAATGGGAAATATTGTCTTTAAGGCACTCGGGATGATTGACGTTCCTGTTTCAAAGGCTGTTGATAGTGATTTTATGCACAGCAGAGGACACAACTGACCCTAGGACACAAATTAATGACATGAGCCGAGATGAAAGAATATGAATCTTTCTGAAACAGGAAATCCTTGTGGCGCCTGTCTTTATCTCAAGTACAGTTGCAGCTCATCaagaggtatatatatatatatatatatatatatatatatatatatatatatatatatatatatatatatatatatatatttatatatatataatttttttaattttttaatatattctaaatatcaATTATGTATAATGTTTTGTGTGCATAAAAAGGGATTTAACCTggaaatgaataataatacattaaaataatttatctaaatatatatatatatatatatgtgtgtgtgtgtgtgtgtgtgtgtgtgtgtgtgtgtgtgtgtgtgtgtttggggggttatttttggaaatatatatatattgagtaaacatttttttgctgcatttctaggtcactaatcaaaGCAAATTATTAAGAGATGAAACATTTTGTACTAATTCGAAAAAAGTGCTCTCAGATTTCTGGACCACACCGTACTTCAAAAAAacggaacaaaacaaaacaaaacaaaacacatctctttcactgAAGCTTGAAGAGGAAGGAGAGATGGTGGAAAATGAGATCTCCCACTGCGTAATTAGCATTGCGTTTATTGCGAACTAATCACTGTGTAATCTCTGTGAAAATAAAGAGCACTGAACACTTCACTAACTGCATTGTGAGAGGAAAACAAGAAGTGTGCAGTGCAGCAGAAGACGAGTAAATGCTCCTGCTTCCACAGCGCTGAAGCACTCACTGGACCATAACAACCTTTACACACAGAAGACACCCACTGCATGACCTCTAATGGCATTTTGTCTGATGCTGAGGTCATCTGAACCCATATTTCAGACAGTCTCATAAATCAGCCAGTGTTTTGAGGAATCTCGCTGATAAATGTCTTCCAAAAGCAAAATGTCAATGGATGATACAGTTCGTtaacattaaagttttagttttttaaattaataaatagtttcataatataaattgttagtaaatattgcataaaaattgAGACTAGCAACATCCGCCTCACATCAGCATTCAGCCACCTTGCTTTCTCAGTTAACAGCTTTGGAAACCACTGAAATGACAGATTGCTTTGAAATCCAAAAGAAGCACAAAACATTAAAACCTTTTAATTCGTACTgatttttaaactatatataaacataactctCAGTGTAAGAAACATTCTGAAGAAAGTTTTTGTCGGGGAAATCCTGATATTGGTGCCAATGCGCCTCCTACTGGTCAGACTGTCCTGTGTCGTTTAACTCGGTTTACTCTCATAAAACAAACTCTAAACACAGTTCTATACATTACATTAGTCATTCGAAACTAACAGCTCTTTTGTTTAATTTGGGAAACACTACCATTTAAAtgccacatttatttattgatgacaTGCACCAAGTGTTCATGTGAGAAAACACTTACACATAATTTGTTCAGTAGAAAATCAAAACTCTGTGTTTTtagaaatcaatatatatatatatatatatatatatatatatatatatatatatatatatatatataatatatatatatatatatatatatatatatattatacacacacaaacacacacacacacacacacacacaacgggttcatcccataggtgtaaaggtttttatactgtacaaactgtttattctatggccctacaccaaccctacacctaaccctaaccctcacaggaaactttgtgcatttttactttctcaaaaaaactcattctgtatgatttataagcgttttgaaaaatggggacatgggttatgtcctcataagtcaccctctccttgtaatacctgtgtcatacccatgtcattatacagagttgtgtcctgatatgacataAAACATGCACGTAAGATTATGtgtgcacaacacacacacagtgaatatGCATACAAGCCAATTCAGaaagtcaactttatttcaaaagtgctttacataacaGATTGTTTCACATCAGCTTCACAATAGTTTCAGGGTCATTATAtagctcaagtcagttcagtaTTGATTCAGGTCTGTTGCATAACTGTGTAAAATACATCAGCTGTACTTACATACAGTACTTTATAtactttgtatgtatgtgtgaacTGCAATCTGAACAAGCAAAAGACACACGAGAGTAGTGttctacatttttctaatttGTGTGTAGTTCGGAATGTATGTGGCTAATTATTTTATTCTTGTGTGTAGCGTTAAtactcaaaaatgacattttggagTTCAAATAGTTTTGAATGGAGTGTTTTCTTTTGCAAGATATGTGTTACGTTatgcgtgttgtgtgtgtgttttgtggttttgtgtgtagagttttgagttttttttttgcaaaaacctGGTATGCGTAGCACCTGCTACCTTATTTATTTTATGCTCACAGTgatcagaaaaaatatttttacagtgtataaatcacatgtaattatatatatataacatattacaaATGCATTTCATAATTATATGGCTCATTGTAAATGATTTGCCTTTACCAgacatcttaatatttatttatcattcagcGATTGTATTTACTACCTGCAGGAATATATATACCTGTTACTCCTTGTGCAGAAGAGTCAAGCCATCAAATACATCAAATGATCATGTTAAGACAGGGAATGAATAGTTAAACTTATATCTAAAGGTCTACAATGATGTAAAAAGATTGAAATGCTTTGAAAGGCCAGATTACATCCCATTGCATTATAACCCTAGCTGTGAAAAAGCACAGTAGAAGCCCTGGAGACACAGCTGATATGACAGAATGTTTTAAGCTTTAATGATTTTGCTCTGATGTAACTTTAATGTATCTGTTTGTTAATTAACCAGGTCAAATGGACAGTCATTTTGCAAGTCAGACTGAAACTGGTGTCAAAAAACCCTTGTTTGCTTGATGAAAATACACAATAGCAAATGTCACACTGTAATAGTTGGCATGCATGAGGGTGATTGAGTGAAAGTAAAGTCTACAGTTTCTATTTCATCCTGCCTATTATACCCCTCTATAAGAAGACTGATGTGTTTTCTTTAACTATACGCTCTGGTCCATTGCCACGTTGTCCATTCGATTTATCATTGTTGCTTTGTTTGCAGGTTCTTTGGATATCTCGGCTCATTCTTCTGTGGGTTAATTCACGCTGTTCTTTAAACTAAACCTAGACCCTCGTGTTTACACTCGCATGTTTGCTTCTGCCTCTcaggttttgtattgttttgtgaaCATATTGCTCAAGTGGTGTCACGAGTCACTGCAGACATGGGAACATGTTCTTGAGATCATTAAGATGCTGGGAATATAAAAGGAAATAGTGAGCGAGTAACATCTCAGACTCCTATACTCCGGTGGGAAGGTGAGGAGCAGAATTAATAATGCAGATCAGTTTGTATATCATTTTAGCTATAAAGCAAGCAAAAAAACATTTGGGTTTCTGCTTAACATTTTAACAATGATTAAAGTGTATTAGTATCTgtagtgtatatttaaaaatattcttaataatttttttctacttacagtattttttacaatttatattttaaattctgaatGTATTTATCTGAAAAAAGGACTACAAAATTAGCTTTCAAACTTGAAATTTAGTTTCTTTCTGACATTTTTTCTGttatggtagtgtaaaaaaaaattgttttttatattataaattatattttaaatgaattttcttatcatttatatttgacattgaaaaataattaataagtttttaactttaaaaaatattgtaattattattattattataattattacaattatatataatataacaatttataatattttaaattgtgttttataatatttgaaattatgtgtgtgtgtgtgtgtgtgtacgcatgtACCTACACCTGTTTTTAgataatgtttttaaatcatacatttttgcttttatttatttattttaaaatgctgccTTTGCGATCTGCTGGACAGAAGAACCTAAAATGTTTGCAGTAACAGTTTGTATCCTGGGATTGCTCCATTTGAGCGCTGCCTGCAACTTGGTGAGTttgaatttaatactttttttatttatgatacttATAACAGAGTTTTAACTAACATTTGAACACATTTGACTAAATATATGTttctaatgatttaaaaaatgaaaggcTTCTGTTTAAATGCTTGGAATGAGTTATGtagtcaaatatatataaaccatgaacatttATTATACTGTAGTTGTGGTTTTGTTATCAACaagcaataatattaataatctttcatatTTGTCTCTTTTCATGTGGTGGGATTTCCAGTCAGGTGACATATATTACCATATTGCCTCTTATAAATTTGGTTAATAGGCATAAAtatgcatcatctgaaaatgCTTCATACTGATTGTTTTGCTTTTGACTCTCACAGGCGTCTGTACAGACCTGACTTCAGTTCAGCAGGAGATCGTGGATCTACACAACGCCTACCGAAGGACTGTGAAGCCGCCTGCCAGCAACATGCTGAAAATGGTAAATCACACTGTTGCATTGTAATCATGCATCATTCATACATCATGCATACCAATGACACAAACATGTTTTGTGTCATTTGTAGCGTTGGAGCGATGCAGTGGCAGAGTCAGCTCAAGGCTGGATTGATCAGTGTAACATGACACATGGACCACCGAGCAGCCGTCTGATTGACGGTATGTTACACACTTACAGTCACTACTTTTATCTTTAGCGCACTTTTCATAGTACATACTGTTCTGAGCAGCTTTAAAAACAATAGTGTTTATAAAAACCCTCAAACAGCAAGCCAAAGAACAAACCCTGAAGTACttcaatatttaaatactttaatatttagaatttttcacGCACAGATAgcttttatgtatgtgtgtgtttttgtgttttacattGTACCTGAATAAATATTACATTGTACCTGAATAAATTTTTGATATGAGTACAGTGACAGTTTAAAAAATGTTgcttatatacaaatattttgagGCCACAGCATATGCAACCAAAGCAATTAAAAAACAGAAGATTTCTTTGATCAACTCATATGCATATAGACCTAATATTCATACATGAGGATTGTGCAAGTGTGTGTTGACATGCTGTGTGTCACAGTCACATGCAGTGCATTCTAGATGAGTGATTCTCAGTGGGTTTCACTTCACGATTTGACACTGGATGAACCATTACACCACCAGAGTTTATTACTCTACACTGTAAGAAACATTTACTGAACAACAGAAAAGAAACAATGTTTGTaatgcataattcaaaatacaggtaaaaacACTTCTGTAAATCAACACAGAATTCCTTTGTATTAACATTGAACATCAGGGCCTATTTTTATAGGCTTTGGtgtaaaaaatcataaaaaaaaaatgatgtttttaaaaaaaacacaaatgaatgtCTGCAACCAGGCTGCAGGTCACCAGATGCAGTGCTGAAATTCTCTCATCTAATGTTTTCTCTCTAATGGACAGGATATGAAATGGGTGAAAATCTCTTCAAGGGCTCTGCGCTTTATTCATGGACTGATGTGATAAATGCCTGGCACAGCGAAGTCAACAATTATGAATATCCCACCGGATCCACCAACGGTCAGCCGACTGGACATTACACACAGGtgattatttacaaaaatgagaattctgtcatcatttactcaccctcatggtaTTTCAGACCTGTAAGATTTACTTTTgtctgcagaacacacacacacacacacacacacacaggatatttgaaaaaagaaatgttgataaccaaacagtcGCTGGTATCCATTGACTTCCAGAGTAGGGAAAAATACCATGGAAACccatggctaccagcaactgttcggTTTCTATTTCTGTGCCACATATGCAGGAAgtacactttaaaatacttttaaaaagacggctccttattacaaaaaaaaaataaaataaatatacttgagTGCAAACTGAATATAATGTTTTGGACccttaattgcatgttatttacaattaacttaaaatgtataatagttttatttagtcAGTCATGTAACAAGAAGAGGAGTAGTATAAGAAGTAGGGCCCTTGATATaattctattgtctttgaaatatgattaaagtgcactgctgaatgtactgataaGCATCTATggtaattaaaatatacattaatgtaATGACAATAATGAAACTTGTATGTCaagtatttgaaaatatatttgcaattacacatttgtaacaaTGAAGATGCAGTTTAGTACATTTACTCTACTGTACCTTACACGTGAGGTTTAGTACGGTGAACACATCGAAAAGTATACTTTTTAAAGCATgaaatacatgcattttttttctatttgacatGAAAGTGCACTTGTTAAAGTGTACTTAAATCTGTTAAGAAACAAGAAAGTGTAGTCTAAGTATTATTTCTTCTGCAAgtagctttttttgttgttgttgttgaaaatacACTTTTAAGATGTGAATAACAACCAATACAATTCAGCACACTTCTTTTCCAGCAGAAAAGCAATGCATTTGTTTGTAGTgtcattaagtgattttaagatGGAGGCATCTCAAACTAAAGCAGTGCTTGTGTTTAGGTGGTGTGGTACAGCTCGTATGAGGTCGGTTGTGCCATGGCTAAGTGTGGAAGCTCCTACTTCTACGGATGCCATTACTACAGAGCGTATGTTCCTGTACACTATGatagtttaatgttttattgcCAAATTCAACACAGTTGCAATGCATTTGTTTGTATTATCATTAAATGCCACATTGTAAGATGGAGGCATCTCAAACTAACATACATGACTCTTCCTCTATTTCAGAGGGAATTTCAGAGGAGTCCCACCGTACTCGCTGGGTGATCCATGTGCTGCCTGTCCGGACCACTGTGAAGACGATCTGTGCAGTAAGTGCATTCCTGTTTTTGGTTGAAAATGATCCTAAACGACGAGTTTGCATGGCTGAATGCATCTCTAAGAAGAGTCTATTGCTCCACTGACTTTCAATTCTCTTCTTCTTCTAGCTAATCCCTGTCCGTACGTCAACACGGTCACCAATTGCGATGAACTGAAAGAGATGGCCACTTGTGACCACTCCCTGGTGAGCCAGTGGTGTCCAGCCAGTTGTCAATGTGAAGACAAAATCATCCCCATTGCGAGGAAATGAAATCTACCATGACCATATATCAAATGAAGCACAGGCTTTTTTGGAGAGTTGATGCACATCTTACCtataatgtgaaatatatattctAACTTCTTTCTATGTCTGTTCTTTCTATGTGGAATACCTCAAATAGGCTAATTATTAAAAATCAAGGGTACTGTATTAATAATATGATGGAAAAGCTTACAATCACATATAATCACATATAAGTAAAGTCATTTGTGTTTTAAAGCCTTGTACATCCTGAAAACAATAGCTGGAGAAGGCACAACTTAAAACAGAAAACCGGATACATCTCAAATGACAGACTGCTGGCAGTAAAGAGTTTGGTCACAAAGTACTGTATATTGTGCTGAAATGTTCATGTAATGAACTCTGTTCCATAATCCTGCAGTTTATATAACCACATCACTTGATTAAAATCATTCAAATGATTTTAGACCATGTCATTATGCTTCACAAATTCATGTATGTCCATATTAAATCATCAAGCCACGAGAAGCTGTAGATTCAGTCTCTGGTTTTAATCTAGtgtttactaattattattaaaacaattgcactttatacatttttatttcatttattatacttACAGACTGCACAGTTTAGagtaaaaactatatatacactCACATAAAGTAAATGTGAATTGAAATTAGAATGCAATTATAATTAGACAAAGgcacattttgttaaatacagtGCAAAAGTACATGTTGTTTCCTGATATTCACAAATCAGGAAACATCACGTCCTTTTGCACTGTAGATTTTGTAATAGCCCAAGGGTCCAGCAGGTGACTCTGTTGCACACTATATGAACACAATGACACAAATGTTTCATGCTTCCTGTCAGAAATGATTAGAATACTCGTCTCGTCCTTTCAGATGATGGTCTGTGTTAAATGTGCTAAGAGTGTGTATGACCGCACATCCGTGTCTGCCGTGTTCCTTGAGCATATGCTGCTTTCACCTGCTTGAAAGCTACTTGTTGAAATGTGCATGTCACGTGCATGAAAACACAATGTGAGGAGGCGGGCTTAACTGCTCAGGGTGCTCAAATAACAAGCATGCTTTCATGTGTCACAAGCTCTTGGCTGGATTCAATGCTgggaaaataaaaaagcaaaatcacgcagtcatgtgtgtccGAAGTCCAGtctttccatttccatttataGTTATATAGTTGCTGAAAATCTActccccctcaggccatccaagatgtagatgagtttgtttcttcacaggAACAGATTTGGGggaattttgcattacatcaatttctgagcaatggatcctctgcagtgaatgggtgccgtcagaatgagagtccaaacaactgataaaaacatcacaataatccacaccagtccatcatttaacatcttatAAAGCAAAAAGCTGTGATTGcatgaaacaaatccataaatCCATAATCATCATAAACTCTAAATTCAATATGGCCACCAGTACGAAACCCTATGAATCCTTAATGGCTGGTGACTCAGTGACTTGATAATGATATACTGTTGGAAACTGTGAACTTTGCTATGCCTGTGCATCTGATAATACTGATACTCACTTAAATAGCTCACAAACCTATTTAAAACTACAGTGTGTATTCCTGCATCTACAGTGTCACCAAAAAGTATtgcaaaaataatagtaataaatgcacttaaaaaaaatgatttaatttaactGAACTAACATATGGTAGCTTTTGAACATCCTGGCTAACGTCATCGTTTCATATTTGTTGAGATGATTTCCTTCacaaagaacagattttttttcagcacattttaGACTATTAAGCAACAGCAGCAAATTGTTAAAAGCCATCTGTCTAGACATGCATATTCCTCTAAAAACGTTTTAAATTGTTATGATGATTATTAAGTAATCTGTATAATTTAAACTACCTTACCGAAGCTTAATTCGATTGAAGCAAAGCATCTCAATAACGGTTAACTTACTGTACTTCAAACCTTATTTTTCACAGCTAATGTCGCTAATATTTTCTAGGATGCAGAGGTTTATCAATGCATTGTCAAacgatgagttttttttttattattatttatagccGTTGAAACAATTGCTTAAATACAATGATAAAACACTTGTCTGGAGAATCCCCTTCATTGCCTTTTTCTGAACGTATGACAGATTTCACACGAATTATCTTCATCAAGTTTTAAAGAGGCCAACGTGCTTGACAATAAACATTTGTTGAACTGTTTAACAAAAACGTATTACCCCTACAGCTATTGAGATAAAGTAAATTAGAAGCGAGTTTCCTGAATTTCCCCgcgtgacaacttgccccggtcTCCATGCAGCATATGTTCcgacatgtacagtaaatgcacTTCCATGTAAAGCCTTATCTGATCGTGGAGCTGCTGCGCGCGCTGTTTCAGAGCAGCAGTGTATTGTACCGATGTGAAGTTAATTCGGCAGATGGCAGTGTCTGTAAGACGCGTGAGCGCCTCCACGATGACACTCGCAACACTGTAACACACTGAAACATTCGAGCGCGGTGCGTGCGGATACAATGTATCGAACCCCACAGATGCTGGCGAGCCGAAGCAGAAACGCCGACGAGAATTAAACCTGCGATGGctctccatttctctctcacGTCTCTCGGGGAGCTCCAATCGCTCGCTACTCGAACCGACAGCTAATACTGTCAGACACAGGCTGCTGCGTGCTTTACACGGGGCTCATGGCGGAGTTTGTCACCGAGAACTGCGGGGTCTCATCGCCGAGCGGTGGCGGGAAATCCACCCAGCCCGGCGAGGAGGCGGACGGCAGAGCTGCGAGCGAGTTGTCGGTCTCGAACGGTGACTGTGGACAGTGTGCACCCGAGAACCAGGGGCTTGAGACGGCCAACGCGTCTGTGGCGCTGGACGGCAAACCTGGAATACCACGGAAAGCCAGTATTATTAAGGTAAACGATCAATACATCGGGGTTTTTCCTAATTTGTGGGTTAATTTTGTGCAAAACCCTGATACACGGCTACATCCACAGGTTTGTGGGGGCTTATGGTACGGATGCACAGAAAACACAAGCCACTGTGACCATACCATTGCTGCTTCCTCCAGATCATGTGTTCTTTTCAAGCGTTTTCGTGATCAGTCAAGATGAAGTCACGTGCATTTATTCCTTTCAAACTAACTAGCATCTGTGTGTCTTATATGGCTAGTTAAGCAACCGGCTGTATCTTTTCAGGGATCTGTGGTTCATAGGTCAACTGATCAGTCAAGTTGTTGCTTCTAATCCAATTTTAGTTAAAACTGCTCATT
This genomic window from Carassius auratus strain Wakin unplaced genomic scaffold, ASM336829v1 scaf_tig00034766, whole genome shotgun sequence contains:
- the LOC113081647 gene encoding cysteine-rich venom protein ENH1-like; this encodes MFAVTVCILGLLHLSAACNLSGVCTDLTSVQQEIVDLHNAYRRTVKPPASNMLKMRWSDAVAESAQGWIDQCNMTHGPPSSRLIDGYEMGENLFKGSALYSWTDVINAWHSEVNNYEYPTGSTNGQPTGHYTQVVWYSSYEVGCAMAKCGSSYFYGCHYYRAGNFRGVPPYSLGDPCAACPDHCEDDLCTNPCPYVNTVTNCDELKEMATCDHSLVSQWCPASCQCEDKIIPIARK